One window of Puntigrus tetrazona isolate hp1 chromosome 14, ASM1883169v1, whole genome shotgun sequence genomic DNA carries:
- the naa15a gene encoding N-alpha-acetyltransferase 15, NatA auxiliary subunit a, with protein sequence MPSVTLPPKENALFKRILRCYEHKQYRNGLKFCKQILSNPKFSEHGETLAMKGLTLNCLGRKEEAYDLVRRGLRNDLKSHVCWHVYGLLQRSDKKYDEAIKCYRNALKWDKDNLQILRDLSLLQIQMRDLEGYRETRYQLLQLRPAQRASWIGYAIAYHLLEDYEMAAKIVEEFRKTQQTSPDKVDYEYSELLLYQNQLLREAGLIKEALDHLTNYEKQICDKLAVEETRGELLLKLDRAGEATEVYHRLLERNPENWSYYQGLEKALKPKSVEEKQKIYEDAWVKYPKGLVPRRLPLSFLTGEKFRECLDRYLRMNFSKGCPPVFTTLKSLYHHKDKVAIIEELVVGYEKSLRTCKMFNPNDDGKMEPPTTLLWVQYFLAQHFNHIGKQTLALEYINTAIESTPTLIELFLIKAKIYKHAGNIREAARWMDEAQALDTADRFINSKCAKYLLKAGLIKEAEEMCSKFTGLEGTSAVENLNEMQCMWFQTECALAYKSLNKYGEALKKCHEIERHFVEITDDQFDFHTYCMRKMTLRSYVDLLNLEDVLRLHPFYFKAARIAIEIYLSLHDNPLSDENKELQADNANLTDKELKKLRNKQRRAQKKAQLEEEKKNAEKEKQLKNQKKKKEEDEEEIGGPKEELIPEKLAKVENPLDEAVKFLTPLKNLVKNKIDTHLLAFEIYLRKEKYLLMLQSVKRAYLLDPDHPWLHQCLVRFFKGVLDSKDMPEAVLTVLKQEITKLFGESDPKTFNKNFLSKHANSIPHRVAAAKMMVFLDPSSEGMAAELATSLNESLTGRTSQTCTEVVQALKDGSLGLQQEKILESYRASCHGIYPYASAFMPPGYQDNSAVTTNGDLSPCDHEDMPNEM encoded by the exons atgCCCTCGGTAACTCTGCCGCCGAAGGAGAACGCTCTCTTTAAGAGAATATTG AGATGCTACGAACACAAGCAGTACAGAAATGGGCTCAAGTTTTGCAAACAGATCCTGTCCAACCCAAAGTTCTCAGAGCATGGCG AGACCCTTGCAATGAAAGGACTGACTCTGAACTGCTTGGGCCGAAAGGAGGAGGCGTATGACCTAGTGCGACGTGGCTTACGAAACGATCTGAAGAGTCATGTCT GTTGGCACGTTTATGGTTTGCTTCAGCGTTCGGATAAGAAGTATGACGAGGCCATCAAGTGCTACAGGAATGCTCTTAAATGGGACAAAGACAATCTGCAAATCCTCAGAGATCTCTCACTGCTGCAGATCCAAATGAGAGACCTTGAAGGTTACAGG GAGACAAGGTACCAGTTACTGCAGTTGCGACCGGCTCAAAGAGCCTCCTGGATCGGTTATGCCATCGCGTACCACCTTCTGGAAGATTATGAGATGGCAGCTAAGATCGTGGAGGAGTTCCGTAAAACGCAACAG acaTCTCCAGATAAAGTGGATTACGAGTACAGTGAGCTGTTGCTTTATCAGAATCAGCTGTTGAGGGAGGCCGGGCTTATCAAAGAAGCCCTTGATCACCTGACCAACTATGAAAAACAGATATGTGACAAACTGGCTGTAGAGGAGACACGag GTGAGCTGCTTCTCAAGTTAGATCGAGCTGGTGAAGCTACAGAGGTATACCACCGACTGCTGGAGAGAAACCCTGAGAATTGGAGCTACTATCAAGGGCTAGAGAAAGCACTCAAACCAA AGAGTGTCGAGGAGAAGCAGAAAATCTATGAAGATGCCTGGGTTAAGTATCCTAAAGGCTTGGTGCCAAGAAGACTTCCTCTCAGCTTCCTCACAG GTGAGAAGTTTAGAGAGTGTTTGGATCGCTACCTGAGGATGAACTTCAGCAAAGGGTGCCCACCTGTTTTTACCACACTGAAATCACTCTACCATCACAAAGACAAG GTAGCAATAATTGAGGAATTAGTTGTGGGCTATGAAAAAAGTTTGAGAACTTGTAAAATGTTCAACCCAAATG ATGATGGGAAAATGGAGCCGCCCACTACTTTACTATGGGTTCAGTATTTCCTGGCCcaacatttcaaccatattgGCAAACAGACGCTTGCCCTCGAATACATCAACACAGCCATTGAAAGCACCCCCACACTCATAGAGCTCTTCCTCATCAAGGCGAAGATATACAAG CATGCGGGTAACATCCGTGAAGCTGCTCGCTGGATGGATGAGGCCCAGGCTCTGGACACCGCTGACCGCTTCATCAACTCCAAGTGTGCCAAGTATTTGCTCAAGGCTGGACTTATCAAAGAGGCTGAAGAGATGTGTTCCAAGTTCACCGGGTTA GAAGGCACCTCTGCTGTAGAGAATCTGAATGAGATGCAGTGCATGTGGTTCCAGACGGAGTGTGCTCTGGCCTACAAGTCCTTGAACAAATATGGAGAGGCGCTGAAGAAGTGCCATGAAATCGAGAGG CATTTTGTAGAGATAACGGACGACCAGTTTGACTTCCACACATACTGTATGCGGAAAATGACGCTGCGTTCTTACGTTGATTTGCTCAACCTAGAGGACGTGTTGCGTTTGCACCCTTTTTACTTCAAGGCAGCACGTATAGCCATCGAGATCTACCTCAGCCTTCACGATAACCCACTCTCCGATGAAAACAAGGAGTTGCAGGCCGATAATG CCAACCTAACGGACAAGGAGCTGAAGAAATTGCGCAACAAACAGAGACGTGCCCAAAAGAAAGCCCAGTTagaagaggagaaaaagaatgctgaaaaagaaaaacagcttaagaaccaaaagaagaaaaaggaagaggatgaggaggagattGGAGGACCTAAGGAAGAGCTCATACCAGAAAAACTGGCAAAG GTTGAGAATCCTCTAGACGAAGCGGTTAAGTTCCTGACTCCTCTCAAGAACTTGGTAAAGAATAAAATAGACACACATCTGCTGGCATTTGAGATCTACCTCAGGAAAG AGAAGTATCTTTTGATGCTGCAGTCGGTGAAGAGAGCTTACTTGTTGGACCCCGATCACCCCTGGCTCCACCAGTGTTTGGTGCGATTCTTCAAAGGAG TGTTGGACAGTAAGGACATGCCGGAGGCAGTGCTGACGGTTCTAAAGCAGGAGATCACAAAACTGTTTGGCGAGAGTGACCCCAAGACTTTCAACAAGAACTTCCTGAGCAAGCATGCAAACTCAATACCACACAGAGTTGCAG CCGCTAAGATGATGGTCTTTCTGGACCCCTCCTCTGAGGGGATGGCTGCCGAACTGGCTACCTCCTTGAACGAGTCCCTAACAGGAAGAACCAGTCAG ACGTGTACCGAGGTGGTCCAGGCATTGAAGGACGGGAGTCTGGGCTTGCAGCAGGAGAAAATTCTCGAATCGTACCGTGCGTCTTGCCATGGTATCTATCCCTACGCTTCAGCCTTCATGCCCCCCGGTTACCAGGACAACTCTGCAGTGACCACCAATGGAGACCTGTCCCCCTGCGACCACGAAGATATGCCCAATGAGATGTGA
- the ndufc1 gene encoding NADH dehydrogenase [ubiquinone] 1 subunit C1, mitochondrial: MPLGRLFLRTSAVNKMVSRNFIIASKPDPSKPNMLRVGLAFGSTAVLWALLFKQHSTDVHEYKTRNGLE, from the exons ATGCCTCTTGGTCGGTTATTTTTGAGGACTTCAGCTGTCAATAAGA TGGTTAGCAGAAATTTCATAATAGCTTCCAAACCGGATCCCTCCAAGCCAAACATGCTGAGAGTAGGACTGGCGTTTGGAAGCACAGCTGTCTTGTGGGCATTG CTGTTTAAACAGCACAGCACTGATGTGCATGAATACAAAACAAGAAATGGGTTAGAGTAA
- the mgarpa gene encoding calphotin isoform X2: MFACRAAWQRCGPLARQSLSRARLGRDVVPQRLMSSVPSGSGENLFYVVLCGGAFVGAVAYAYRTVTTDQERFADRVSEMNARPKSDWKPKPWPPKSGEEDDEEASAEVAETVESAAEEDVPAEAPEVLLETAEATREKAGTLETVVEKVAETVAETAEVVAEVAGVVHETAEEVAAVAEEVQKVAEEVEAAAEAVVTPVIQAEEPASESNGTVSTAAETVELAAASVIEVFPVESVSVEDVPVEAVPEEPTEVPTTDRLESVPVTEVAPAVPVMEEQPTSLVAEAPDAAVIEEPSVAEQLSVQVTEETPVSLDVEEPVAAVIEEPPVEEEKPVDSPAAEVFDAPVTEETPVSPIVDEPVATEVEKETLVDSPAAEVFVDPVTEETPVSLDVEEPAAAVIEEPPVEEETPVDSPAAEVFDAPVIEAAPVSPVLEEPAIAAVLEETPVNLPVSSQEAPDAPVLEEEISVAPVIKEMPVALVPEEAAVSFVTEEAPVVVAEDALIVATEEPEETPAAKVAEEVIPVVEEIKVEEVIAESAIVEAPVSLIEEQAASSVVEVTESVVEPDVASTVVAVEVAPAETSSAPSEEPKRDYIVVVLEGAPKTEKKPMVLGVSPVTGKIIPAPDDGEEPAGQVTGQAPYA, translated from the exons ATGTTTGCGTGCAGAGCAGCCTGGCAGAGGTGTGGGCCCCTGGCCCGACAGTCCCTGTCCCGCGCTCGGCTCGGTAGAGATG TAGTTCCCCAGCGGCTCATGTCGTCAGTTCCTAGCGGATCTGGtgagaatttattttatgttgtccTCTGCGGTGGAGCCTTCGTAGGTGCCGTGGCATAT GCTTACAGAACGGTTACAACAGACCAGGAACGTTTCGCTGATCGTGTTTCTGAAATGAATGCTCGCCCCAAGTCTGACTGGAAACCCAAACCGTGGCCACCCAAGA gtggGGAGGAGGACGATG AGGAAGCTAGTGCAGAGGTGGCAGAGACTGTAGAGAGCGCAGCCGAGGAAGATGTTCCTGCTGAGGCACCTGAGGTCTTGCTGGAAACAGCCGAGGCCACCAGAGAGAAGGCGGGGACTCTAGAAACCGTTGTGGAAAAGGTTGCCGAGACGGTGGCAGAGACTGCAGAGGTGGTTGCGGAGGTGGCAGGGGTCGTTCATGAAACGGCGGAGGAGGTGGCAGCGGTGGCAGAAGAAGTTCAGAAGGTAGCAGAGGAAGTAGAAGCAGCCGCAGAGGCTGTGGTAACTCCGGTCATCCAAGCTGAAGAGCCGGCGTCAGAGAGCAACG GGACAGTTAGCACAGCAGCAGAAACAGTAGAGCTGGCTGCTGCCTCCGTGATCGAGGTTTTTCCCGTGGAGTCTGTGTCTGTGGAAGATGTGCCAGTTGAAGCTGTACCAGAGGAGCCCACTGAGGTTCCTACAACAGATCGTTTGGAAAGTGTACCAGTAACAGAGGTGGCACCGGCTGTTCCAGTGATGGAAGAGCAACCAACTTCTCTAGTAGCAGAGGCACCAGATGCTGCTGTAATAGAAGAACCTTCTGTAGCAGAGCAATTGTCTGTTCAAGTGACAGAAGAAACACCAGTTTCCCTTGATGTAGAGGAGCCTGTTGCAGCAGTGATAGAAGAGCCTCCAGTAGAAGAGGAAAAACCAGTTGATTCACCAGCAGCAGAAGTATTTGATGCTCCAGTGACAGAAGAAACACCAGTTTCCCCCATTGTTGATGAGCCTGTTGCCACAGAAGTAGAAAAGGAGACCCTAGTAGATTCACCAGCAGCAGAAGTATTTGTTGATCCAGTGACAGAAGAAACACCAGTTTCCCTTGATGTAGAGGAGCCTGCTGCAGCAGTAATAGAAGAGCCTCCAGTAGAAGAAGAAACACCGGTTGATTCACCAGCAGCAGAAGTATTTGATGCTCCAGTGATTGAAGCAGCACCAGTTTCCCCTGTCTTAGAAGAACCAGCTATTGCAGCAGTGCTAGAGGAGACACCAGTTAATTTACCAGTATCCTCTCAAGAAGCACCTGATGCCCCTGTGTTAGAAGAGGAGATATCAGTTGCCCCGGTGATTAAAGAGATGCCTGTTGCGCTTGTGCCAGAAGAGGCAGCTGTTTCCTTTGTAACTGAAGAAGCTCCTGTTGTTGTGGCTGAAGACGCTCTTATTGTAGCTACTGAAGAACCTGAGGAAACACCTGCCGCCAAAGTAGCAGAAGAGGTTATTCCAGTGGTTGAGGAAATCAAGGTGGAAGAAGTGATTGCAGAAAGTGCCATTGTGGAGGCTCCAGTAAGTTTAATAGAGGAACAAGCAGCAAGTTCAGTTGTGGAAGTTACAGAAAGTGTTGTTGAGCCAGATGTCGCAAGCACGGTGGTCGCTGTGGAAGTTGCTCCAGCTGAAACATCAAGTGCACCCTCAGAAGAGCCCAAACGAGACTACATTGTTGTTGTCTTGGAGGGAGCtcctaaaacagaaaaaaagccaaTGGTGCTCGGTGTGTCCCCCGTGACTGGCAAGATCATCCCAGCCCCTGATGATGGTGAAGAGCCAGCGGGACAGGTAACAG GGCAAGCGCCGTATGCTTAA
- the mgarpa gene encoding calphotin isoform X1 produces MFACRAAWQRCGPLARQSLSRARLGRDVVPQRLMSSVPSGSGENLFYVVLCGGAFVGAVAYAYRTVTTDQERFADRVSEMNARPKSDWKPKPWPPKSGEEDDEEASAEVAETVESAAEEDVPAEAPEVLLETAEATREKAGTLETVVEKVAETVAETAEVVAEVAGVVHETAEEVAAVAEEVQKVAEEVEAAAEAVVTPVIQAEEPASESNGTVSTAAETVELAAASVIEVFPVESVSVEDVPVEAVPEEPTEVPTTDRLESVPVTEVAPAVPVMEEQPTSLVAEAPDAAVIEEPSVAEQLSVQVTEETPVSLDVEEPVAAVIEEPPVEEEKPVDSPAAEVFDAPVTEETPVSPIVDEPVATEVEKETLVDSPAAEVFVDPVTEETPVSLDVEEPAAAVIEEPPVEEETPVDSPAAEVFDAPVIEAAPVSPVLEEPAIAAVLEETPVNLPVSSQEAPDAPVLEEEISVAPVIKEMPVALVPEEAAVSFVTEEAPVVVAEDALIVATEEPEETPAAKVAEEVIPVVEEIKVEEVIAESAIVEAPVSLIEEQAASSVVEVTESVVEPDVASTVVAVEVAPAETSSAPSEEPKRDYIVVVLEGAPKTEKKPMVLGVSPVTGKIIPAPDDGEEPAGQGKRRMLKVQMY; encoded by the exons ATGTTTGCGTGCAGAGCAGCCTGGCAGAGGTGTGGGCCCCTGGCCCGACAGTCCCTGTCCCGCGCTCGGCTCGGTAGAGATG TAGTTCCCCAGCGGCTCATGTCGTCAGTTCCTAGCGGATCTGGtgagaatttattttatgttgtccTCTGCGGTGGAGCCTTCGTAGGTGCCGTGGCATAT GCTTACAGAACGGTTACAACAGACCAGGAACGTTTCGCTGATCGTGTTTCTGAAATGAATGCTCGCCCCAAGTCTGACTGGAAACCCAAACCGTGGCCACCCAAGA gtggGGAGGAGGACGATG AGGAAGCTAGTGCAGAGGTGGCAGAGACTGTAGAGAGCGCAGCCGAGGAAGATGTTCCTGCTGAGGCACCTGAGGTCTTGCTGGAAACAGCCGAGGCCACCAGAGAGAAGGCGGGGACTCTAGAAACCGTTGTGGAAAAGGTTGCCGAGACGGTGGCAGAGACTGCAGAGGTGGTTGCGGAGGTGGCAGGGGTCGTTCATGAAACGGCGGAGGAGGTGGCAGCGGTGGCAGAAGAAGTTCAGAAGGTAGCAGAGGAAGTAGAAGCAGCCGCAGAGGCTGTGGTAACTCCGGTCATCCAAGCTGAAGAGCCGGCGTCAGAGAGCAACG GGACAGTTAGCACAGCAGCAGAAACAGTAGAGCTGGCTGCTGCCTCCGTGATCGAGGTTTTTCCCGTGGAGTCTGTGTCTGTGGAAGATGTGCCAGTTGAAGCTGTACCAGAGGAGCCCACTGAGGTTCCTACAACAGATCGTTTGGAAAGTGTACCAGTAACAGAGGTGGCACCGGCTGTTCCAGTGATGGAAGAGCAACCAACTTCTCTAGTAGCAGAGGCACCAGATGCTGCTGTAATAGAAGAACCTTCTGTAGCAGAGCAATTGTCTGTTCAAGTGACAGAAGAAACACCAGTTTCCCTTGATGTAGAGGAGCCTGTTGCAGCAGTGATAGAAGAGCCTCCAGTAGAAGAGGAAAAACCAGTTGATTCACCAGCAGCAGAAGTATTTGATGCTCCAGTGACAGAAGAAACACCAGTTTCCCCCATTGTTGATGAGCCTGTTGCCACAGAAGTAGAAAAGGAGACCCTAGTAGATTCACCAGCAGCAGAAGTATTTGTTGATCCAGTGACAGAAGAAACACCAGTTTCCCTTGATGTAGAGGAGCCTGCTGCAGCAGTAATAGAAGAGCCTCCAGTAGAAGAAGAAACACCGGTTGATTCACCAGCAGCAGAAGTATTTGATGCTCCAGTGATTGAAGCAGCACCAGTTTCCCCTGTCTTAGAAGAACCAGCTATTGCAGCAGTGCTAGAGGAGACACCAGTTAATTTACCAGTATCCTCTCAAGAAGCACCTGATGCCCCTGTGTTAGAAGAGGAGATATCAGTTGCCCCGGTGATTAAAGAGATGCCTGTTGCGCTTGTGCCAGAAGAGGCAGCTGTTTCCTTTGTAACTGAAGAAGCTCCTGTTGTTGTGGCTGAAGACGCTCTTATTGTAGCTACTGAAGAACCTGAGGAAACACCTGCCGCCAAAGTAGCAGAAGAGGTTATTCCAGTGGTTGAGGAAATCAAGGTGGAAGAAGTGATTGCAGAAAGTGCCATTGTGGAGGCTCCAGTAAGTTTAATAGAGGAACAAGCAGCAAGTTCAGTTGTGGAAGTTACAGAAAGTGTTGTTGAGCCAGATGTCGCAAGCACGGTGGTCGCTGTGGAAGTTGCTCCAGCTGAAACATCAAGTGCACCCTCAGAAGAGCCCAAACGAGACTACATTGTTGTTGTCTTGGAGGGAGCtcctaaaacagaaaaaaagccaaTGGTGCTCGGTGTGTCCCCCGTGACTGGCAAGATCATCCCAGCCCCTGATGATGGTGAAGAGCCAGCGGGACAG GGCAAGCGCCGTATGCTTAAAGTGCAGATGTATTAA
- the mgarpa gene encoding protein MGARP isoform X3, whose product MFACRAAWQRCGPLARQSLSRARLGRDVVPQRLMSSVPSGSGENLFYVVLCGGAFVGAVAYAYRTVTTDQERFADRVSEMNARPKSDWKPKPWPPKSGEEDDELLVQLTLNR is encoded by the exons ATGTTTGCGTGCAGAGCAGCCTGGCAGAGGTGTGGGCCCCTGGCCCGACAGTCCCTGTCCCGCGCTCGGCTCGGTAGAGATG TAGTTCCCCAGCGGCTCATGTCGTCAGTTCCTAGCGGATCTGGtgagaatttattttatgttgtccTCTGCGGTGGAGCCTTCGTAGGTGCCGTGGCATAT GCTTACAGAACGGTTACAACAGACCAGGAACGTTTCGCTGATCGTGTTTCTGAAATGAATGCTCGCCCCAAGTCTGACTGGAAACCCAAACCGTGGCCACCCAAGA gtggGGAGGAGGACGATG AGTTGCTGGTACAGCTAACTTTGAACAGATG A
- the mgarpa gene encoding protein MGARP isoform X4: MFACRAAWQRCGPLARQSLSRARLGRDVVPQRLMSSVPSGSGENLFYVVLCGGAFVGAVAYAYRTVTTDQERFADRVSEMNARPKSDWKPKPWPPKSGEEDDE; encoded by the exons ATGTTTGCGTGCAGAGCAGCCTGGCAGAGGTGTGGGCCCCTGGCCCGACAGTCCCTGTCCCGCGCTCGGCTCGGTAGAGATG TAGTTCCCCAGCGGCTCATGTCGTCAGTTCCTAGCGGATCTGGtgagaatttattttatgttgtccTCTGCGGTGGAGCCTTCGTAGGTGCCGTGGCATAT GCTTACAGAACGGTTACAACAGACCAGGAACGTTTCGCTGATCGTGTTTCTGAAATGAATGCTCGCCCCAAGTCTGACTGGAAACCCAAACCGTGGCCACCCAAGA gtggGGAGGAGGACGATG AGTAA